The Streptococcaceae bacterium ESL0687 genome has a segment encoding these proteins:
- the tyrS gene encoding tyrosine--tRNA ligase — protein sequence MEIFDELVERGLVFQTTDEEALRKALKEGSVSFYTGYDPTADSLHLGHLVPILNMRRLQIAGHKPVALVGGATGMIGDPSFKDAERSLQTTETVKEWSAGIKSQLERFLSFEGENAAKVANNYDWFSQMNVLDFLRDVGKYYTINYMMSKESVKRRIETGISYTEFAYQILQGYDFYELNERDNVTLQIGGSDQWGNMVAGTDLIRKKSGKEAHVITVPLITDSTGKKFGKSEGNAVWLDPEKTSPYEFYQFWLNVADADAIKFMKIFTFLSLEEIAEIERQFEEAPHERLAQKTLAKEVVTLVHGEEAYEQAVKISQMLFSGNIKELSVKEIKQGLKDVPSYQVQADDNLNLVEILVQSGVVNSKRQAREDVQNGAIYVNGERIQDTNYELTDADKLEGEMTVIRRGKKKYFILTY from the coding sequence ATGGAAATTTTTGACGAGCTGGTCGAACGCGGCCTGGTTTTTCAAACAACTGACGAAGAAGCATTACGCAAGGCATTAAAGGAGGGAAGTGTTTCTTTCTATACCGGCTATGACCCAACGGCAGATAGTCTTCACCTGGGACACTTGGTTCCAATCCTAAACATGAGAAGGCTTCAAATTGCTGGTCACAAGCCAGTGGCTCTAGTTGGTGGGGCTACTGGAATGATTGGTGACCCAAGCTTTAAAGACGCTGAGCGCTCTTTACAAACAACTGAAACGGTAAAAGAGTGGAGTGCAGGTATCAAGAGCCAACTTGAACGCTTCCTGAGTTTTGAGGGAGAAAATGCAGCCAAAGTGGCCAACAACTACGACTGGTTTAGCCAGATGAATGTGCTTGATTTCTTGCGTGATGTTGGTAAGTACTATACTATCAACTACATGATGAGCAAGGAGTCTGTAAAACGCCGGATTGAAACAGGGATTTCATACACTGAATTCGCCTACCAAATCCTCCAAGGTTACGACTTCTACGAACTTAATGAGCGCGATAACGTAACCCTCCAAATTGGTGGATCTGATCAGTGGGGGAACATGGTAGCTGGAACTGACCTTATTCGTAAGAAGTCAGGCAAAGAGGCCCACGTTATCACAGTACCACTAATCACTGACTCAACAGGTAAGAAATTCGGTAAGTCTGAAGGAAATGCAGTTTGGCTTGACCCTGAAAAGACTTCACCTTACGAGTTCTACCAGTTCTGGCTGAATGTGGCTGATGCTGACGCCATCAAATTCATGAAGATCTTCACCTTCCTAAGCCTTGAAGAGATTGCTGAAATTGAACGTCAGTTTGAAGAAGCTCCACATGAGCGTCTGGCTCAAAAGACTCTTGCTAAAGAAGTGGTAACTCTTGTCCACGGAGAAGAAGCTTACGAGCAGGCTGTGAAAATCTCACAAATGCTCTTCAGCGGAAACATCAAGGAACTTTCTGTTAAAGAAATTAAACAGGGTCTAAAAGATGTGCCAAGCTACCAAGTTCAAGCTGATGATAACCTAAACTTGGTTGAAATTCTTGTGCAATCTGGTGTGGTAAACTCTAAACGTCAGGCTCGTGAGGATGTCCAAAATGGGGCAATCTATGTGAACGGTGAAAGAATCCAAGATACCAACTACGAATTAACTGATGCAGACAAGCTGGAAGGCGAGATGACTGTAATTCGTCGTGGTAAGAAAAAATACTTCATCCTAACTTACTAG
- a CDS encoding class I SAM-dependent methyltransferase produces MNIEKVEQAFNLIIENTQTLEQELHTHFYEALIEQNVAYVEGKSDNKLVDENNQKLKALKLNQKEWQKAFQFVLIKGGQTAKLQANHQFTPDSIAYIINFIINTMKPSGDLSIAEFGSGTGNMTATISTGLDRKLQILGIEVDDLLIDLAASMADVADYDIEYMQQDAVKPLLVDPVDVLVSDLPVGFYPDDQEAKNFQVANTGEGHTYAHHLLMEQGLKHLKEDGLGIFLAPLDLMTSEQASELKGWLKEAGSLAALIALPQNLFKSSPKAIFVFDKNEAKKPTFVYNLSSLTDSALIQDFMREFKENML; encoded by the coding sequence ATGAATATTGAAAAAGTAGAACAGGCTTTTAACCTGATTATTGAAAATACTCAAACCTTAGAACAAGAGTTACACACTCATTTTTACGAGGCTTTGATTGAACAAAATGTAGCCTATGTGGAAGGAAAATCTGACAACAAGCTGGTTGATGAAAATAACCAAAAGTTGAAAGCTTTAAAACTCAATCAAAAAGAGTGGCAAAAGGCCTTTCAATTTGTCCTTATCAAAGGAGGACAGACAGCCAAACTTCAGGCCAACCATCAGTTTACACCGGACAGTATTGCCTACATCATTAATTTTATTATCAATACCATGAAACCAAGCGGTGACCTTTCAATTGCTGAATTTGGTTCAGGTACTGGTAATATGACAGCAACTATTTCAACGGGTCTTGACCGCAAGCTTCAAATTCTTGGAATCGAAGTCGATGACCTCTTGATTGATTTAGCTGCCAGTATGGCAGATGTGGCTGATTATGACATTGAATACATGCAACAGGATGCGGTTAAACCTCTGTTAGTTGATCCAGTTGACGTCCTAGTTAGTGATCTTCCTGTCGGTTTCTACCCAGATGATCAGGAGGCTAAAAACTTTCAGGTTGCAAATACAGGTGAGGGTCATACCTATGCCCACCATCTTTTGATGGAACAAGGTCTTAAGCACTTAAAAGAAGACGGTCTTGGAATCTTTTTGGCCCCACTTGATCTGATGACAAGTGAGCAGGCATCTGAACTTAAGGGTTGGTTGAAAGAAGCTGGAAGCCTTGCTGCCTTAATTGCTCTGCCGCAGAATTTATTTAAATCAAGTCCTAAGGCAATCTTTGTTTTTGATAAAAATGAAGCTAAAAAACCAACCTTTGTTTATAACCTATCTTCTCTGACAGATTCAGCTCTAATCCAAGATTTCATGCGAGAATTTAAGGAAAATATGTTATAA
- a CDS encoding acetate kinase codes for MSKTIAINAGSSSLKWQLYKMPEEEVLAKGIIERIGLSDSISTVKWGDQADTKTFDIPNHEEAVKILLNDLIKFGIISSYDEITGVGHRVVAGGEIFKKSTLIDNQVMEEIDKLAPLAPLHNPANLAGIKAFKELLPDITSVAVFDTAFHTTMPDQAFRYPMPNKYYTDYAVRKYGAHGTSHQYVSQKAAEILGQKIEDLKLISCHLGNGASITAVDGGKSVDTSMGFTPLAGIMMGTRSGDIDPSIFPYIIERDEKLATAQDVVDMLNKESGLLGVSEISSDMRDITAGIEAGNKKAELAYGMYIDRIKKYIGQYLAVLNGAHAIIFTAGIGENSPELRAEIAEGLSWFGIEIDPEKNIRGYEGVISTADSAVKVLSVPTDEELVIARDVEIFTK; via the coding sequence ATGTCAAAAACAATTGCGATAAATGCTGGTAGTTCAAGTCTTAAATGGCAATTATACAAGATGCCAGAAGAAGAGGTTCTAGCAAAAGGTATTATCGAGCGAATCGGTTTATCTGATTCAATTTCAACTGTTAAGTGGGGAGACCAGGCTGACACAAAAACTTTTGATATTCCTAACCATGAAGAAGCTGTAAAAATTCTTTTGAATGACCTTATTAAATTTGGAATAATTTCTTCATATGATGAAATCACAGGTGTTGGACACAGGGTGGTTGCTGGAGGAGAAATCTTCAAAAAATCAACCCTGATTGATAACCAGGTAATGGAAGAGATTGATAAACTTGCTCCCTTAGCTCCCCTTCACAATCCAGCCAATCTAGCTGGAATTAAAGCCTTTAAAGAGCTTTTACCTGATATTACAAGTGTTGCAGTCTTTGATACAGCCTTCCACACAACCATGCCCGACCAGGCCTTCCGCTACCCTATGCCAAATAAATACTATACTGACTATGCAGTCCGTAAGTACGGTGCTCACGGGACAAGCCACCAGTATGTAAGTCAAAAGGCTGCTGAGATTTTAGGTCAAAAAATTGAAGACCTGAAACTGATTAGCTGTCATCTAGGTAACGGAGCTTCAATTACAGCAGTTGATGGTGGTAAATCAGTTGATACCTCAATGGGATTCACCCCCCTTGCTGGAATCATGATGGGAACTCGTTCAGGAGATATCGATCCTTCAATTTTCCCTTATATTATTGAAAGAGATGAAAAACTTGCTACGGCTCAAGACGTTGTAGACATGTTGAATAAGGAATCTGGTCTTTTAGGAGTTAGTGAAATATCAAGTGATATGCGTGATATCACAGCTGGGATTGAAGCAGGAAATAAAAAGGCTGAACTTGCCTACGGTATGTACATTGACCGAATAAAAAAATACATTGGTCAGTACTTGGCTGTTTTAAACGGAGCTCATGCAATCATCTTTACAGCTGGAATTGGTGAAAATTCGCCTGAATTAAGAGCCGAAATAGCTGAAGGTCTAAGCTGGTTTGGTATCGAAATTGATCCAGAAAAAAATATCCGTGGTTATGAAGGAGTTATTTCAACAGCTGATTCAGCAGTTAAAGTTCTCTCAGTTCCAACTGATGAAGAATTAGTTATTGCGCGTGACGTTGAAATTTTTACAAAATAA
- the def gene encoding peptide deformylase, which yields MNKIKHLTSASHLIDMKDVIREGNPTLREVASDVELPLTDENIILGEKMLNFLKHSQDPVMAERMKLRPGVGIAAPQLDVSRKIIAVLVPKEDSGDDAANDAYSLEEIMYNPRVVSHSVQNAALADGEGCLSVDREVPGYVIRHARATVEYFDKNGEKKRIKLKGFNAIVVQHEIDHINGIMFYDRINEKNPFALPEDLLIIE from the coding sequence TTGAACAAAATTAAACATTTAACATCTGCCAGTCATCTCATTGATATGAAGGATGTTATCAGAGAAGGAAATCCAACCCTAAGAGAGGTTGCTTCTGATGTTGAACTTCCCCTAACCGATGAAAATATCATCCTGGGCGAAAAGATGCTTAACTTTTTAAAACATTCTCAAGATCCCGTTATGGCTGAAAGGATGAAACTTCGTCCAGGAGTAGGAATTGCTGCCCCTCAGCTTGATGTGTCAAGAAAGATTATTGCAGTCCTTGTACCAAAGGAAGATTCAGGTGATGACGCAGCAAATGATGCCTATAGCCTGGAAGAAATCATGTATAACCCACGCGTGGTTTCTCACTCTGTGCAAAATGCAGCCCTTGCTGACGGTGAAGGATGCCTGTCAGTTGACCGCGAGGTACCAGGATATGTTATCCGCCATGCCCGCGCAACTGTTGAATATTTCGATAAAAATGGTGAGAAAAAACGAATTAAGCTTAAAGGATTTAACGCTATCGTTGTCCAACATGAGATTGACCACATCAATGGTATCATGTTCTACGACCGTATCAATGAGAAAAACCCATTTGCCCTTCCGGAAGATCTTTTAATCATTGAATAA
- a CDS encoding transglycosylase domain-containing protein produces MNRNDSEKGGRKPSKRNRKSATKPAPKLKFSNYFNIAFLSVRGVIFTILIIVFLGGLFVGSMGIGYFASLIDEVNVPDKDELTQKINNIHGTSNLVYNNNSVISPISSDLVRTKISSQQISQNIKNAIISTEDENFESHNGVVPKAVLRATIGATIGVGSSSGGSTITQQLIKQQILGDSPTFKRKASEIVYARAVEKDFSKDEILTDYLNVSPFGRNNKGQNIAGVEEAAMGIFGKHASEVNVPQAAFIAGLPQSPITYSPYAADASLKDGDNLSYGLARKDAVLFNMYRKGYISQEEYEQYKAYNLTNDFLKPSYSETASHDYLYYTVISEAIDHVYDYLIAEDKVSESDQKNDSTKEKYQKLALQKLQQGGYTVQSTIDQNIHTAMQNAVANYGGYLDDGTGEVQTGNVLMDNKTGAVLGFVGGRDYQENQNNHAFDTKRSPGSSIKPILAYAPAIDQGIIGSKSRLSNYPTNYSSGQPILHVGDRGTNEMMTLQDALDASWNIPAYWTYQTLLKEGKPAQPYMEKMNYQIDNYYIESLPMGGGIDQTVVQQTNGFQTLANNGQYQEQHVVQKITDDTGKVIYEWKSNPVKVFSRATASIMNELLRGPVRSKKTTKFLDYLAAVNPSLVDAVDWTGKTGTSDDYGDAWLILSTPTVTLGGWIGHDNNTSMAPLTGYANNGNYMANLVSAINSASPNIFGNGQKFKIDTSATESKVLVSTGEKPGKVTGGSLNNVDVTGETTSSYWATSKGAPTTQYKFAIGGSDANYADAWSKIIGSTSSNTNSSTPASSSSESH; encoded by the coding sequence ATGAACAGAAACGATAGTGAAAAGGGTGGCAGAAAGCCGTCAAAAAGAAATAGAAAAAGTGCAACCAAACCAGCACCTAAACTTAAGTTTAGCAACTACTTTAATATTGCCTTTTTATCAGTCCGAGGGGTTATATTTACTATTTTAATTATAGTTTTCTTGGGGGGACTGTTTGTTGGATCGATGGGAATAGGCTATTTTGCCAGTCTCATTGATGAGGTTAACGTTCCGGATAAGGATGAACTTACCCAAAAAATTAATAATATCCACGGTACCTCAAATCTTGTTTATAATAATAATAGTGTCATTTCACCTATTTCTTCTGATTTAGTGAGAACAAAAATCAGCAGTCAGCAAATTTCACAAAATATTAAAAACGCCATTATTTCAACTGAGGATGAAAACTTTGAAAGCCATAATGGTGTTGTACCAAAGGCTGTTTTAAGGGCCACAATCGGTGCAACAATTGGAGTTGGAAGCTCAAGTGGTGGATCAACTATTACCCAGCAGTTAATCAAGCAACAAATTTTGGGTGATAGTCCAACCTTTAAACGGAAGGCTTCTGAAATTGTTTATGCCCGTGCCGTTGAAAAGGATTTTTCAAAAGATGAAATCCTAACTGACTACCTCAATGTATCACCTTTTGGTCGTAATAATAAGGGCCAAAACATTGCTGGTGTCGAAGAGGCTGCTATGGGAATTTTTGGCAAACATGCCTCAGAAGTTAATGTGCCTCAGGCTGCCTTCATCGCAGGGCTTCCGCAAAGTCCTATTACCTACAGTCCTTACGCAGCTGACGCAAGCCTTAAAGACGGAGACAATCTTTCTTATGGTCTAGCCCGTAAGGATGCCGTACTATTTAATATGTACCGTAAGGGCTACATTAGCCAGGAAGAATACGAGCAGTACAAGGCTTATAATTTAACAAATGACTTTTTAAAACCAAGTTACTCAGAAACAGCTAGCCACGACTATCTTTACTATACAGTAATCAGTGAGGCCATTGATCATGTCTATGATTACCTAATAGCTGAAGACAAGGTTTCTGAAAGTGATCAAAAGAATGATTCAACCAAGGAAAAATACCAAAAACTGGCCCTTCAAAAATTACAGCAAGGTGGATACACTGTTCAATCAACAATTGATCAAAATATCCATACAGCCATGCAAAATGCTGTAGCAAATTATGGTGGCTACCTAGACGATGGAACTGGTGAGGTTCAGACAGGAAATGTCCTCATGGACAATAAAACAGGTGCTGTTCTTGGATTTGTTGGTGGCCGTGACTACCAGGAAAATCAGAATAACCATGCCTTTGACACCAAGAGAAGTCCAGGTTCTAGTATCAAACCAATCCTTGCTTACGCTCCTGCCATTGACCAAGGTATCATTGGAAGTAAGAGCCGTTTGAGTAACTATCCAACCAACTATTCAAGTGGTCAACCTATCCTTCACGTTGGAGACCGAGGAACCAATGAAATGATGACCCTCCAAGATGCCCTTGATGCTTCTTGGAATATCCCAGCCTACTGGACCTATCAAACCCTTCTAAAAGAAGGAAAACCTGCCCAACCTTACATGGAAAAAATGAACTATCAGATAGATAATTACTATATTGAAAGTTTACCTATGGGAGGTGGTATTGACCAAACTGTTGTCCAACAAACTAACGGTTTCCAAACCTTAGCCAATAACGGACAGTACCAGGAGCAACATGTCGTTCAAAAAATTACTGACGATACCGGTAAGGTTATCTATGAATGGAAGTCTAATCCTGTCAAGGTCTTCTCAAGAGCAACAGCCTCTATTATGAATGAACTTTTAAGAGGTCCTGTTCGCTCTAAGAAAACAACAAAATTCCTTGACTATTTAGCAGCTGTAAATCCAAGTCTTGTCGACGCTGTTGACTGGACCGGAAAAACAGGTACAAGTGATGACTACGGAGATGCTTGGCTTATTCTTTCAACTCCTACCGTGACACTTGGTGGATGGATCGGCCACGACAACAATACCTCAATGGCTCCTCTGACAGGTTATGCCAACAACGGAAATTATATGGCAAACCTTGTTAGTGCTATAAATAGCGCTAGTCCTAATATTTTCGGAAATGGTCAAAAATTCAAGATTGATACCAGTGCAACTGAAAGTAAAGTTTTAGTATCAACAGGTGAAAAACCAGGTAAGGTAACTGGTGGATCTTTAAACAATGTTGATGTAACTGGTGAAACAACAAGTAGTTACTGGGCTACAAGTAAGGGAGCCCCTACTACCCAATACAAATTTGCTATTGGAGGTTCTGATGCCAATTATGCAGATGCTTGGTCTAAAATTATTGGATCAACATCTTCTAACACTAATTCATCTACACCAGCAAGCTCAAGTAGTGAGAGTCACTAA
- a CDS encoding GNAT family N-acetyltransferase, with product MDNKLVIRQVVASDLENVMRVEEANFGHEATSKRAMKERIQTTADTFLVAEIAGNFAGYIEGAVISDKYLSDELFEHVEKNPETGGYLAITSLSIDDDFQGQGLGDALLLAFKDLATKTGREAITLTCHDYLIKYYEKKGFTYEGKSTSTLGGGEWFNMIWEVE from the coding sequence ATGGATAATAAATTAGTAATCAGACAGGTTGTAGCTTCTGATCTTGAAAATGTTATGCGAGTTGAAGAGGCCAATTTTGGGCATGAAGCAACAAGCAAAAGAGCCATGAAAGAGCGTATTCAAACAACAGCTGATACCTTTTTGGTTGCAGAAATTGCAGGAAATTTTGCAGGTTATATTGAAGGGGCAGTTATTTCCGATAAGTACTTGTCAGATGAATTGTTTGAGCATGTTGAGAAAAATCCTGAAACAGGTGGATATCTTGCCATAACAAGTCTTTCAATTGATGATGATTTTCAGGGGCAGGGACTGGGAGATGCTCTTCTTCTGGCCTTTAAGGATTTAGCTACAAAGACAGGGCGCGAGGCTATAACTCTTACCTGTCATGATTATTTGATTAAGTATTATGAGAAAAAGGGCTTTACCTATGAAGGGAAATCCACTTCAACCTTAGGGGGTGGTGAGTGGTTTAATATGATATGGGAGGTAGAATAA
- the rpsO gene encoding 30S ribosomal protein S15 produces the protein MAISKEKKNEIIAQYARHEGDTGSPEVQIAVLTWEINHLNGHIKEHKKDHATYRGLMKKIGHRRNLLGYLREKDVQRYRELISSLGLRR, from the coding sequence ATGGCAATTTCAAAAGAGAAAAAAAATGAAATCATCGCTCAATACGCACGTCACGAAGGGGACACTGGTTCACCTGAAGTACAAATCGCTGTACTTACTTGGGAAATCAACCACCTAAACGGACACATTAAAGAGCATAAAAAAGACCACGCTACTTACCGTGGACTTATGAAAAAAATCGGACACCGTCGTAACCTTCTAGGATACCTACGTGAAAAAGACGTTCAACGTTACCGTGAACTAATTTCTTCACTTGGACTACGTCGTTAA
- the thiI gene encoding tRNA 4-thiouridine(8) synthase ThiI, whose protein sequence is MNYTEIMVRYGELSTKGKNRGKFIGRLARNIKQVLADLPELTIDAQRDRTHIILNGAPYEEVAERLTKVFGIQNFSPSIKVEKTVPAIKAAVAELMTDIYKEGMTFKITAKRSDHNFELDSTELNRELGGVVFDTIEYAKVQMKAPDLNLRVEIRPDACYLSYETIKGAGGLPVGTSGRGMLMLSGGIDSPVAGYLALKRGVEIEAVHFASPPYTSPGALDKAKRLTEKLTSFGGNIQFIEVPFTEIQEEIKEKVPQAYLMTITRRFMMRVTDEIRNRREGSIIINGESLGQVASQTLGSMVVINEVTNTPVIRPVVTMDKLEIIEIAQDIDTFEISIEPYEDCCTIFAPPSPKTNPKLKHAMAYESRMDVEGLVKRAVDGIMISTVEKEGTNKSQEEEILADFL, encoded by the coding sequence ATGAATTATACAGAAATTATGGTTCGCTACGGCGAGCTTTCAACCAAGGGGAAAAACCGCGGTAAATTTATCGGCCGCCTGGCCCGCAATATTAAACAGGTTCTGGCTGATCTGCCTGAACTTACAATCGACGCCCAGCGCGACCGCACCCATATCATCTTAAATGGGGCACCTTATGAAGAAGTGGCAGAGCGTTTGACCAAGGTCTTTGGGATTCAAAACTTCTCACCTTCAATCAAGGTTGAAAAGACTGTCCCTGCTATTAAGGCAGCCGTTGCAGAACTTATGACTGACATCTATAAAGAAGGGATGACCTTCAAGATTACAGCCAAAAGAAGTGACCACAACTTTGAGCTAGACAGTACTGAACTTAACCGCGAACTAGGGGGAGTAGTCTTCGATACTATTGAATATGCTAAGGTGCAGATGAAGGCTCCAGACCTTAACCTTCGTGTGGAAATCCGTCCTGATGCCTGCTACCTGTCTTATGAGACAATCAAGGGAGCTGGTGGACTTCCAGTTGGAACCAGTGGGCGCGGGATGCTTATGCTTTCAGGTGGGATTGACTCGCCAGTTGCAGGATATTTAGCCCTAAAACGCGGGGTTGAAATCGAGGCCGTCCACTTTGCCAGCCCTCCTTATACAAGCCCAGGTGCCCTTGATAAGGCAAAACGCCTGACTGAAAAGCTAACTTCATTTGGTGGAAACATCCAATTTATCGAGGTTCCTTTCACTGAGATTCAAGAAGAAATCAAGGAAAAAGTTCCTCAAGCATATCTGATGACCATTACCCGTCGTTTCATGATGCGTGTGACTGATGAAATTCGCAATCGCCGTGAAGGGTCAATCATTATTAACGGAGAAAGCCTGGGCCAGGTTGCCAGCCAAACATTAGGCAGCATGGTGGTAATTAATGAGGTGACAAACACGCCTGTCATCCGTCCGGTTGTAACCATGGACAAGCTTGAAATCATTGAAATCGCCCAAGATATTGATACCTTTGAAATCTCAATTGAACCGTATGAAGACTGCTGTACTATTTTTGCTCCACCGAGTCCTAAAACAAATCCTAAATTAAAACATGCCATGGCCTATGAAAGCCGTATGGATGTAGAAGGTCTTGTTAAACGTGCAGTTGACGGCATCATGATCTCAACTGTTGAAAAAGAAGGTACTAATAAATCTCAAGAAGAAGAAATTTTGGCTGATTTTCTTTAA
- a CDS encoding cysteine desulfurase family protein yields MIYFDNAATTRPYPQVLKTYTDVAQRIWGNPSSLHSLGATATKLLDMSRKQIAELLEVKPTEIFFTSGGTESDNWLLKGVAFEKAKYGKHIIVSSIEHPAVKESADWLSKHGFEVDYAPVDRHGFVDVKKLEGLLRDDTILVSVMAVNNEIGSIQPLAEISELLKDRPKVSFHVDAVQAIGKTERANFLPDRVDLASFSSHKFHGVRGVGLAYIKEGKKLESLLTGGGQEGNMRSTTENLAGIASTARALRMTLDNQEAKLKRLSALKEVILTELEKHDDIVIFSGRENFVPNIITFGIKGVRGEVLVHALEEKDIFVSTTSACSSKAGAAASTLIAMNVKPDLATSAVRISLDDENNMVEVEQFLTALTHLRQKFQKIR; encoded by the coding sequence GTGATTTATTTTGATAATGCTGCGACAACAAGGCCTTATCCACAGGTTTTAAAAACATATACAGACGTGGCTCAAAGAATTTGGGGGAACCCAAGTAGCCTTCATAGTTTGGGGGCAACAGCTACAAAACTTTTAGATATGAGCCGCAAGCAGATTGCAGAGCTTTTAGAGGTTAAACCAACTGAGATCTTTTTCACCAGTGGTGGAACTGAGTCAGACAACTGGCTGTTAAAGGGTGTGGCCTTTGAAAAGGCTAAATACGGCAAACACATCATTGTTTCATCAATTGAACACCCAGCCGTAAAAGAATCAGCTGACTGGCTTTCTAAACATGGTTTTGAGGTTGACTATGCGCCAGTAGATCGCCATGGTTTTGTCGATGTCAAAAAACTTGAGGGACTTCTTCGTGATGACACCATTTTAGTCTCTGTCATGGCCGTAAACAATGAGATTGGAAGTATCCAACCTCTTGCTGAAATCTCAGAACTTTTAAAAGACCGTCCTAAGGTCAGCTTCCATGTTGATGCCGTCCAAGCCATCGGGAAAACAGAACGTGCCAACTTCCTGCCAGACCGAGTAGATCTTGCTAGTTTTTCAAGCCACAAATTCCACGGGGTCAGAGGAGTTGGACTTGCCTACATCAAGGAGGGTAAGAAGCTTGAAAGTCTTCTAACTGGTGGGGGGCAAGAGGGCAACATGCGGTCAACGACTGAAAACCTGGCAGGAATTGCATCCACAGCCCGTGCCCTGCGAATGACTCTTGATAACCAAGAAGCAAAACTTAAACGTCTTTCAGCCCTAAAAGAAGTTATCCTAACAGAACTTGAAAAACATGATGATATCGTCATCTTCTCGGGACGGGAAAACTTCGTACCAAATATTATTACCTTTGGTATCAAGGGTGTTCGAGGAGAAGTTCTAGTCCATGCTCTTGAAGAAAAAGACATTTTTGTATCAACTACAAGCGCCTGCAGCTCTAAGGCGGGAGCAGCCGCAAGTACTCTGATTGCCATGAATGTAAAACCGGACCTTGCCACAAGCGCTGTTCGCATTAGTCTCGACGACGAGAACAACATGGTTGAGGTTGAGCAGTTTCTAACGGCGCTCACCCACCTTCGTCAAAAATTCCAAAAGATTAGATAA
- a CDS encoding folate family ECF transporter S component has translation MQKIVNKYLPEASTRLTVALAMLMALKFIIEKLSIWIIPGNLKLTFSFIPDTIIGAIAGPIVSPIVFILSDFIKIVTGDGAGSSFIWGFSLLQAFLGFLYGLFFYKKKLDAKNVKDWVYTSLAVIVIMLAGTFIFTPLLIQIYYGVSFKVQFFVQGRIFKILEIPIRVVIIMVLVPALQRIPVIRKYILN, from the coding sequence ATGCAAAAAATTGTCAACAAATACTTACCTGAAGCATCAACGAGGCTGACTGTAGCCCTTGCCATGCTTATGGCCTTAAAATTTATTATTGAAAAATTATCAATCTGGATTATTCCAGGGAATTTAAAATTAACTTTTTCCTTCATTCCAGATACTATAATCGGTGCCATTGCAGGCCCAATTGTAAGCCCGATTGTTTTCATTCTTTCAGACTTCATTAAGATAGTAACCGGGGATGGTGCAGGTTCTAGCTTTATTTGGGGATTTAGTCTCCTTCAAGCCTTTTTAGGATTCCTTTACGGATTATTCTTTTATAAGAAAAAGCTTGATGCCAAGAATGTAAAAGATTGGGTTTATACAAGTTTAGCAGTGATTGTTATCATGCTTGCTGGAACCTTTATCTTCACTCCGCTTTTAATTCAAATTTACTACGGGGTATCTTTCAAGGTTCAATTCTTTGTCCAAGGAAGAATTTTCAAAATCTTAGAAATTCCAATCAGGGTTGTAATTATCATGGTCTTAGTACCTGCCCTACAAAGAATTCCAGTTATTAGAAAATATATTTTAAACTAA